One Nodularia sp. LEGE 06071 DNA segment encodes these proteins:
- the ppc gene encoding phosphoenolpyruvate carboxylase, whose translation MGSTLYSLSHAANFYPASELFLRHRLQVVEELWESVLRQECGQTMVDLLRQLRDLCSPEGQATNDQAASAVKLIEQLNINEAIRAARAFALYFQLINIIEQEYEQRQQLTRYSEGEAETVIQEERLSNASYSSNQKEDDSVPVNQELDLLSKSWVTKAMGKQKGTFATLFPHLFKLNVPPQQIQRLISHLDVRLVFTAHPTEIVRHTIRDKQRQVVNLLQKLDVVENRTESTLGGYPWEAADLREQLLEEIRLWWRTDELHQFKPTVLDEVDYALHYFQEVLFDGIPQLYKRLKYALGQTFTWLEPPHKNFCSFGSWVGSDRDGNPSVTPEITWQTACYQRKMVLERYIKSVKQLIELLSVSMHWSDVLPELLESLEMDQSQLSDVYDALALRYRQEPYRLKLAYVLRRLENSRDRNVALYNHEKSPKEDSPMYRSGSEFLAELRLIERNLTETGLSCRELETLICQVEIFDFNLTQLDIRQESTRHSDALNEILEYLQVLPQSYNELSEEQRVAWLTGELQTRRPLIPAELPFSEKTNDVIETFRILRSLQQEFGVNICQTYIISMCREVSDVLEVLLLAKESRLFDPVVAVGTIQVVPLFETVEDLQRSRSVMRQLFELPLYRALLAGGYEALKAIQQEGSSLPIVPTTASPLTPNLQEVMLGYSDSNKDSGFLSSNWEIHKAQKSLQTIAEGYGLSLRIFHGRGGSVGRGGGPAFEAILAQPGHSINGRIKITEQGEVLASKYSLLDLALYNLETITTAVIQASLLRTGFDDIEPWNEIMEELAVRSRQHYRALIYEQPDFIDFFHQVTPIEEISQLQISSRPARRPSGKKDLSSLRAIPWVFSWTQTRFLLPSWYGIGTALQGFLNEEEETEEHLKLLRYFYMKWPFFKMVISKAEMTLAKVDMQMAHHYVQELSNPEDKERLEKVFEQIANEFYLTRDLVLKITGHSRLLDGDPVLQRSVQLRNGTIVPLGFIQVSLLKRLRQSRNITATSGVIHSRYSKGELLRGALLTINGIAAGMRNTG comes from the coding sequence ATGGGTTCTACTTTATACAGTTTGTCTCATGCAGCGAATTTCTACCCTGCGTCGGAATTATTTTTGCGTCATCGTCTCCAAGTAGTAGAGGAATTGTGGGAATCAGTACTCCGGCAAGAATGCGGTCAAACGATGGTGGATCTATTGCGACAATTGCGCGATTTGTGTTCGCCAGAAGGACAAGCCACAAATGACCAAGCTGCATCTGCCGTTAAGTTGATTGAACAACTGAACATCAACGAGGCAATTCGAGCAGCTCGCGCCTTTGCGTTGTATTTCCAGTTGATTAACATCATAGAGCAGGAATATGAACAACGTCAGCAATTAACCCGCTATTCTGAGGGGGAAGCCGAAACGGTCATTCAGGAGGAGAGGTTATCAAACGCTTCTTACTCCTCCAACCAAAAGGAAGATGATTCCGTTCCTGTGAATCAAGAACTAGACCTACTATCAAAAAGTTGGGTTACCAAAGCAATGGGAAAACAAAAAGGTACTTTTGCTACTCTGTTTCCCCATTTATTCAAGCTGAATGTGCCACCGCAACAAATTCAACGCCTGATCTCGCATCTGGATGTGCGTTTGGTGTTTACAGCTCACCCGACGGAAATAGTGCGTCACACCATCCGCGATAAACAAAGACAGGTGGTAAACCTGCTGCAAAAACTGGATGTAGTAGAAAACCGCACTGAAAGCACCCTGGGCGGATATCCTTGGGAAGCAGCGGATTTGCGAGAACAATTGCTGGAAGAAATTCGCCTGTGGTGGCGGACAGATGAACTCCACCAGTTCAAACCCACAGTGCTGGATGAAGTTGATTATGCCTTACACTATTTCCAAGAAGTGTTATTTGATGGTATTCCTCAACTTTATAAGCGCTTAAAATATGCTCTGGGTCAGACATTTACTTGGCTAGAACCGCCCCATAAAAACTTTTGCTCTTTTGGTTCCTGGGTAGGTTCAGATCGCGATGGTAACCCATCAGTTACACCAGAAATCACTTGGCAGACAGCTTGCTATCAGCGGAAAATGGTCTTGGAAAGATACATTAAATCAGTAAAGCAGCTGATTGAATTATTGAGTGTATCGATGCACTGGAGCGATGTCTTACCAGAGTTGCTGGAATCTTTAGAGATGGATCAGTCGCAGTTAAGTGATGTGTACGATGCACTGGCGTTGCGTTATCGCCAAGAACCCTATCGCTTGAAACTGGCTTATGTGCTGAGACGGTTGGAAAATAGTCGCGATCGCAATGTAGCTTTGTATAACCACGAAAAGTCACCCAAGGAAGACTCCCCCATGTATCGTTCGGGGTCGGAGTTTTTGGCAGAATTGCGGTTAATTGAACGTAATTTGACTGAAACTGGTTTAAGCTGTCGGGAGTTAGAAACGCTGATTTGTCAAGTAGAAATTTTTGACTTTAACTTGACTCAGTTGGATATCCGCCAAGAATCAACGCGACACTCTGATGCTTTAAATGAGATTCTGGAATATCTGCAAGTCTTACCCCAATCCTATAACGAGCTATCGGAAGAACAGCGAGTGGCTTGGCTAACTGGGGAACTGCAAACCCGGCGACCATTAATTCCCGCAGAATTGCCATTTTCGGAAAAAACCAACGATGTGATTGAAACTTTCCGAATCTTGCGATCGCTACAGCAGGAGTTTGGTGTCAACATCTGCCAAACTTACATCATTAGTATGTGCCGGGAAGTTAGCGATGTCTTGGAAGTTTTACTCTTAGCCAAAGAATCCCGACTTTTTGACCCGGTGGTGGCTGTGGGGACTATTCAGGTTGTTCCCTTATTTGAGACAGTAGAAGACCTACAACGCTCTAGAAGCGTCATGCGGCAGTTATTTGAACTCCCGCTATATCGGGCTTTATTAGCAGGTGGCTATGAAGCACTCAAAGCCATTCAGCAAGAAGGTTCTTCATTGCCGATTGTCCCGACTACGGCTTCTCCCCTCACCCCTAACTTACAAGAAGTCATGCTGGGGTATTCTGATAGCAATAAAGACTCTGGTTTTTTAAGTAGCAACTGGGAAATTCATAAAGCCCAAAAATCACTCCAGACAATCGCGGAAGGATATGGTCTGAGTTTGCGGATTTTCCACGGACGCGGGGGTTCTGTGGGACGAGGAGGCGGCCCAGCTTTTGAGGCGATTTTGGCGCAACCAGGACACAGTATTAATGGGCGGATTAAGATTACTGAACAAGGGGAAGTATTAGCTTCTAAATATTCGTTGCTGGATTTAGCTTTGTATAATCTGGAAACCATTACCACGGCTGTAATTCAAGCCAGTCTATTACGCACCGGGTTTGATGATATTGAACCTTGGAATGAGATTATGGAAGAATTAGCAGTGCGATCGCGTCAACATTATCGCGCACTCATTTACGAGCAACCAGATTTCATCGACTTTTTTCACCAAGTTACCCCCATAGAAGAAATTAGCCAGTTACAAATCAGTTCTCGTCCAGCACGACGACCATCTGGAAAGAAAGATTTAAGCAGTCTGCGAGCTATTCCTTGGGTATTTAGCTGGACACAAACCCGATTTTTGCTGCCTTCTTGGTATGGTATCGGCACAGCTTTACAGGGATTCTTAAATGAGGAAGAGGAAACAGAAGAACACCTGAAATTGCTCCGCTACTTTTACATGAAATGGCCTTTCTTCAAAATGGTGATTTCCAAAGCAGAAATGACCTTAGCCAAAGTAGATATGCAAATGGCACATCACTATGTTCAAGAACTCTCTAACCCTGAAGACAAAGAACGGCTAGAAAAAGTTTTTGAGCAAATTGCCAACGAATTCTATCTCACTAGAGATTTAGTGCTAAAAATTACTGGTCACAGTCGGCTTTTGGATGGTGATCCTGTATTACAACGTTCAGTGCAGTTACGCAATGGTACAATTGTACCTTTAGGATTCATCCAAGTTTCCCTACTCAAACGCTTGCGACAGTCCCGGAATATTACTGCTACTTCTGGCGTGATTCACTCTCGTTACAGCAAAGGAGAGTTACTGCGAGGCGCACTGTTAACGATTAACGGGATTGCCGCCGGGATGAGAAATACAGGCTGA
- a CDS encoding DUF4090 family protein — MPTETNEVNSTTKGADAIDEAIAQGIDFDGSAIPPAKLELYSKVMALEGNRQRSGVSNTMRSRIVRIGAKHIPQAELDKFLVEAGFAPLKEKEIAFFYGGK; from the coding sequence ATGCCTACTGAAACTAATGAAGTAAATTCTACAACCAAGGGTGCTGATGCTATCGACGAAGCGATCGCCCAAGGAATCGATTTTGATGGTTCTGCCATTCCGCCTGCAAAGCTAGAACTGTATAGCAAAGTCATGGCACTAGAGGGAAATAGACAGCGTAGTGGCGTATCGAATACCATGCGATCGCGCATTGTGCGAATTGGCGCAAAACACATTCCTCAAGCCGAACTTGATAAATTCCTTGTAGAAGCAGGTTTTGCACCCCTAAAAGAGAAAGAAATTGCCTTCTTCTATGGCGGTAAGTGA
- a CDS encoding DUF3370 domain-containing protein yields MSVKQSQNKLPKTIFLLLFGLAIAPIVGCTIFNSNIRNDDSVVAQSSPKPTPQEIVQVGEVRALPGNLDTIPVFNSNSPEWVKTEGILLSTFPANGKKLPAAHLNFPFQGRFDLFAHHYTHTPKDLQTLYLGVILHNPGKKSVTVDVLQAASYLMEDAPFVTLPPYVENNDGKAYSGPGNRAVSDVLRGIRQADFPAKLVIPAGTSRMLLNHPIPVRHLEKPVNGRSSFMRLRSSGEIYAASLATFAKKNADDSDRAPTLAEWQALLDTGNLAGPRDKTPSSPDATSGQLIYGRVAGVSQGSQWQAKLVDDPEAEYLTIPQPGKGISYALDTLRSGRLGTEQNQTAKMLVRYADTAYEAHGNYGVEYNLNLPLNNNTNETQKVTITLETPLKEDKLSQGGVRFLKPSLDFPFFRGTVRLRYVDDQGQDKTRYVHLWHRTAQVLEPLLQVTLPPSNQRNVQLDLIYPPDSTPPQVVTVRTLEN; encoded by the coding sequence ATGTCAGTCAAACAATCTCAAAATAAATTACCCAAAACTATATTTTTACTTCTATTCGGACTTGCGATCGCTCCCATAGTCGGATGTACAATTTTTAACTCTAATATTCGGAATGATGATTCAGTAGTTGCCCAAAGTTCACCAAAGCCAACACCCCAAGAGATAGTGCAGGTTGGGGAAGTACGTGCTTTACCTGGGAATTTGGATACCATACCTGTATTTAATAGCAATAGTCCAGAATGGGTGAAAACCGAGGGGATTTTGCTGTCTACATTTCCGGCAAATGGAAAAAAATTACCCGCAGCACACCTCAATTTTCCTTTCCAGGGACGCTTTGATTTATTTGCCCACCACTACACCCATACTCCCAAGGATTTACAAACGCTTTATCTAGGAGTAATTCTGCATAACCCTGGTAAAAAATCTGTGACGGTGGATGTGTTGCAGGCTGCAAGCTATTTGATGGAGGATGCACCCTTCGTTACCTTACCCCCTTATGTAGAAAATAATGATGGTAAAGCCTACTCAGGTCCAGGCAATCGGGCTGTGAGTGACGTACTTCGAGGCATTCGCCAAGCTGATTTTCCCGCCAAACTGGTAATTCCCGCCGGAACAAGTCGAATGTTACTCAATCATCCTATTCCCGTGCGACATTTAGAAAAGCCTGTCAATGGTCGTTCTAGCTTCATGCGTCTGCGTAGTAGTGGCGAAATTTATGCAGCTAGTTTGGCTACATTTGCGAAGAAAAATGCTGATGATAGCGATCGCGCACCGACTCTTGCAGAATGGCAAGCATTACTGGATACTGGAAACTTAGCCGGGCCAAGGGATAAAACCCCCTCTTCTCCCGATGCTACCAGTGGACAACTGATTTATGGGCGCGTCGCTGGTGTCTCCCAAGGTTCCCAGTGGCAAGCAAAGCTAGTGGATGATCCCGAAGCTGAGTATTTGACAATTCCTCAACCAGGCAAAGGCATTTCCTATGCTTTAGACACTCTGCGGAGTGGTCGATTAGGTACTGAACAAAATCAAACGGCGAAAATGCTGGTACGCTATGCCGATACAGCTTATGAAGCGCACGGTAATTATGGGGTGGAATATAACCTCAACTTGCCCCTAAACAACAACACTAACGAAACCCAGAAGGTGACTATTACCCTAGAAACACCTTTGAAGGAAGATAAATTATCTCAAGGTGGTGTGCGTTTTCTCAAGCCATCCCTAGATTTTCCATTTTTTCGAGGTACTGTCAGATTGCGTTATGTTGATGACCAGGGACAAGACAAAACGCGCTACGTGCATCTATGGCATAGAACGGCTCAAGTTTTAGAACCATTATTGCAAGTTACACTGCCACCTTCAAATCAGCGCAATGTCCAGTTAGATTTAATTTATCCACCCGATTCCACACCGCCTCAAGTAGTGACGGTGAGAACTTTAGAAAATTGA